GTATGACCTTGATGTATACTTCTGAGGAAGGAAATAAAGAAGTGTAATTAGTGGCCATTTGCAGAGACACACTGGCTAGCATGGAATGTAAAAAGGATGGTGCCTTAAGGGCAAAAGAACTTGCAGAGAAGATGCTTTTACAGAAGGACTTTGGTGGGGCAAGAATGCTTGCAATGAAGGCTCTAGAATTATATCCCAATCTTGATGGCCTTCCTCGATTTCTGGCAACTATTGAGGTGTATATCTCAGCGGATAAAATGGTTAATGGAGAAGTTGACTGGTACAGGATCCTTGGTGTGCAACCCTTGGCTGATGAAGAAACAATTCGAAGACGATATAGGAAACTAGCTCTTACTCTGCACcctgataaaaataaatctgtaGGTGCAGATGGGGCGTTTAACCTTATCTCACAGGCTTGGAGTTTATTATCTGATAAGGACAAGAGGACCACATATGACCAAAAGTACAACTTATGGCGAACATATCATGGAAATCCTGGTGGGAAACCATCTGCGCCAGTTACTCAGAATGGTTTATATAGTAGTTTATTCAGTCCTGTGTTGTTGAAACCCACATTTTGGACCATTTGCAACTTCTGTCAGACGAAGTTTGAGTACCATAATGTTTATATTAACTCTGATCTTATCTGTACATGTTGCCATAAGTCATTTGTGGCTTCTGAGACATCACCTCCACCTGTATACAGAAATGGTTCGTCCTCTTCAAGAATTTCTCAGATGAGGCAACATAACTTCAACTTAAGCAGAATGGAAAGAAGTAATGGAAATCATGTTCCCGGAAGGACACCAATGTCTGCTATCAATTCAGCACGTGGGTCAGGTCCTTTCTCCATGCCTAGTAGCACTTTCCGCATACCAACATCAGCTTCTAGTGCTGCAGAAACTCTTGGTGCATTTAGGATGTCTTCTGAAAATTTGAAGAGAATGCATGAAGATTCAACCGTGTCTTTAGAGGATGCCCATATTGGGAAAATTCATGCTGCTGGTTCAGTTTTTCAGTCCTCTGGTTTTGGTTCATATTCTATTATGAAAGGTGACAAGCCTAGGAAGAGAAGGTCCACTGATGAACATAAAGTAGGTAGAGATGGAAGAGATATGGAAAGCAAAACAGTATCTCAAACTGAAGGAACAAACTTGGCTAATGAATTTGGGTCAGGAAGGGTTAGTGCTGCTGGAAATTACAAACGCAATGGTGTTAGGGACATATCACAGCTTCAAATGAAGCACCTATTGATGGAAAAGGCTCGGAAGGAGATTCTTAAAAATCTTGGTGAGTTGAAAGCTTCTTCTGCATTAAAAAGTCTAAACAAGTCAAAGAATACTGACACAGAAATCAGTGAGAAGGGGAAAAGTTGTGATATTAATGGTTTAAAGCCTGGTGCACTAGAATTTGTTGATTCTAAGGCTGCCGGAAAGAAGTGTTTTTCTGTTCATCCAGATCCTGAGCTTCCTGGTTCTCTCTCTATGAATGTTCCAGACCCAGATTTCCATGATTTTGATGGAGACCGTATTGAAAATGCTTTTGGTGAGAACCAGGTGTGGGCTGCATATGACAATGATGATGGCATGCCCCGGTTCTATTGTTTAATCCATGATGTAATCTCAAAGAATCCTTTCAATATGAGGATAAGCTGGTTGAATACCAAAAGCAATGATGAATTGGCCCCAATAAAGTGGATCAGTTCTGGCTTTCTTAAGACCAGTGGAGAGTTCAGAATAGGAAAGCGTGTGTATTATAGCACTCTTAACTCCTTTTCACACAGGGTGAAATGGACAAAGGGTTCGAGAGGGGTTGTCCATATATATCCGAAGAAAGGTGATGTATGGGCACTGTATCGGAACTGGTCCCTTGACTGGAATGAATTCACTAAAGATGAAATCATACAGAAATATGACATGGTGGAGGTGCTTGAAGACTACAGTGAAGAGCAAGGGGTGAATGTTGCCCCACTTGTCAAGCTTGCAGGTTTCAAGACGGTATTTCGGCAGAATGTTGATCCAAGAAAGGTCAGGAATATTTCAAAAGCGCAGATGTTTCGTTTCTCACACCAGGTACCTTCATACTTGCTTACTGGTGAAGAGGGTCCCAATGCTCCTAAAGGTTGCTTGGAGCTTGATCCTGCTGCTACGCCGATGGAGCTTCTTCAGGTGTTAGCTCAAGATCTGGAGCaagatataataatgaaaactgaaaaatctGTTAAAGATGAATTGCAGCACAAAGAGAATTCCAGGGAGGAGGTTTCACTTAAGGGGTGCCAGTCAACCAAGGAAGAAGGTTCTGATGCAGGATTAGGAGAGAAGAGAAGCAAGCCTGAGATTTTGTTTGTATATAAGCGGAGACGTCTGGGGGAAAAGAGAGCTGTGAAGTGTTAATACAGTAATGTTAATGACTGGGAAGAGATTTTGTGTTCCATTTAGCCAGAGATAGCAAATTTAATTAGTCAACAAAACTATAGCTTACAGTCACCAACTCAACATACATTAGAAcagtttttgttgtttttgctgTATATTGGCGGGACTACAGTTTTGCATTGAGTTTTGCCATTGTCCTCAGGACTTATTTCAGTTGTATCTATGAAAATCTATGAAATGCCAGTGAACGGTAGTTATTAGTTTCTGCAAGCGAATAAATTTCAGCATCATTTTTAACTCTTTTGACCGGGAACATTGATCTCCAtgttcaaaaattcattttttttttctaaagaatcCTGCTATACAGCGGGTCAAATCATACACCATAAGATGTTTATTTTTTCACCTTAAGGATTAAAGCATTTATACCTTAGAAGTTCCTCATGAATTCCGTTCTTCGGACAAATTTGAACAAATCTTAAGCCTTTACAATACTAGTAAtatattcagtttttttttttttttttttttttttttttttttttttttttttcttttaagagaaaATCTCAGATGATATTAAGATTATGCTTAAACtgctgttttttctttttcatttgggAAGCTGGATGCTCTTCTTAGCTCTAGTTCGTTATCAACTTGTTTTGAGAGAGCTTGAGATAGggttttttgttatataattacGTGGTTAAATTGTTGTCTATTCCTACACTTGTAACTGCGCcacattttcaaatttgtttccaTAGTTGAAAAAGTTAATACGTTCTTTTAGTTCGAAATCGTTCAACTATGTTCTTATTTACTAATggttattgattttgttaattgAAGATGATCTCTTAAGAATTTATATAGATTATGTGAACTTAAGCAATTATGCTATATATCAAATAGTTTCAAATAAGACATTCTATATAGTAGGTTAACGCAACTTAGATGGTAATGTGATTAAGATGCacgagtttatttatttatctattttttaaagtataaagatgaaatcataatttaaactataaaagtCTAATCACAAAATGAgtgaattttgtaaaatttcataattagtTTAAAGTTATATGAACTTTGTTATTACTGTTGTCTTTATAAGTAAATGCTCTTTCAATTAATCAACGTCTTCTAAGGAAAATAGTTAATTTAGTTTGAGCTACGAAGACTTATcctttacataaataaattttcaacatTAATTCATTCAGAATTCTTATTCACAAAGCTCTGGTCAtactaatattttgttatttttgacaGGTtggataatattattaatatctaaaaaatacgaagttatttataatttttgaaatcaattattcaatataaaaaatattttcatgaaaaagtAAAACTGGTTTCTTTGTTGAATTTCTGATGGTTTAGGTGATATTTGgagaaaaatgaattgaaataaaaaagtaaatagagaaaaagaattattagagaaatgaaagaatggatGCCAAATGTTAGAAGAGGATGAGAGGAGAGTAATATTAGAaggtgaaaaaagaaaaaaaaaagggaaaaagggaaaaggcaTTTAGAAGAAATGTTACGTTTGGTTGCGTTAGGGTAGGTCGGGTCATTTTATTGTTTACCTTATCCCACCACAACACATCATATCAGACATCACGCTCTCGTCTATTTTATTTCCCATTTTCTGAATCACTCAAACCACACTCAACACAGCACAAGACAACAACAAAACACTGAGCAGCAGCAGCAGCGCAATTCTCAGAATTGGGGGAATGGAGAACAACCAGCAAGGGGGCCAAGGGCAATCGGGAGCGTACCCCGGCGCAGCGCCCGGAAGTGCAGGTGCAGGTGCAGGAGCGCCACCCTTTCAGCACCTCCTCCaccagcagcagcagcagctgcAGATGTTCTGGTCCTACCAGCGTCAAGAGATCGAGCACGTCAACGACTTCAAGAACCACCAGCTGCCCCTCGCTCGCATCAAGAAGATTATGAAGGCCGATGAGGACGTCCGCATGATCTCCGCAGAGGCCCCAATCCTCTTCGCCAAGGCCTGCGAGCTCTTCATCCTCGAGCTCACCATCCGCTCCTGGCTCCACGCCGAGGAGAACAAGCGCCGCACCCTCCAGAAGAACGACATCGCCGCCGCCATCACCCGCACCGACATTTTCGACTTCCTTGTTGACATCGTTCCTCGCGACGAGATCAAGGACGATGCCGCTCTCGTTGGGGCTACCGCTAGTGGTGTGCCTTACTATTACCCTCCCATTGGCCAGCCTGCCGGCATGATGATTGGCCGTCCCGCCGTTGATCCCGCCACCGGAGTCTACGTCCAGCCCCCGTCTCAGGCCTGGCAGTCTGTCTGGCAGTCCGCTGCCGACGATGCGTCGTACGGTGGCGCAGGCGGAGCCGGTGCGCAGGGGAGCATTGATGGCCAGAGGTACATAAATGACTTCTCACTTATGTCCAGTTTggtcttgaaaaaataaaaaagaaatagaatggAGACCTAGAATAAATAAGCTGATAACATAATAAGTAAATCTGAATCTTCATAtttgatagaataaaaataggTTGATAAAAATTTTCTGAAAAGGAGAAATAAGAGAAGAACAAGAGTTCTCATTGGTACATTGGTGCATCTGTAGATATATGTGTTCCTcttataaatatgtaatattatgAATTAATCTAATCAAGACATCCAGAAGAAGATGAACCTTGCTCAGAAGCATTTATGTATATAAGAGTAGCAAAATTCAGAATTGTTTCGAGAGTTGACTTTTTAAGATAGAAAAACTATTTACATtcgtctttattttttttcatattatatatatatatatatatatatatatatatattataatattaaagacaGAAGTTtagttatataataaataacttctagatttagaaaaaagaaaaatactcaaGCTTATCAGTCTCATCAATAGTAAGAATATCAAACTTATATCAATCCCATCAACTTTAATATTGTAGGCATAAATTATAGACATAATGTAGTgatgtaaataaaaatacaattttaggAATTAAGAAGAAGATATACCTGTTTAAGAAttaggaagaagaagagataacTCCAAAGTTTAGGAAAAATACGAGATAGCTCAAATATTTAGGAATTACAAGATACTTCCAAGGgttattaattttgaagaagaagagatattTCCTAGGTTTAGGAACTAGGAAGAGTACGAGACACCTCTGA
This DNA window, taken from Vigna radiata var. radiata cultivar VC1973A chromosome 5, Vradiata_ver6, whole genome shotgun sequence, encodes the following:
- the LOC106761635 gene encoding uncharacterized protein LOC106761635; translation: MECKKDGALRAKELAEKMLLQKDFGGARMLAMKALELYPNLDGLPRFLATIEVYISADKMVNGEVDWYRILGVQPLADEETIRRRYRKLALTLHPDKNKSVGADGAFNLISQAWSLLSDKDKRTTYDQKYNLWRTYHGNPGGKPSAPVTQNGLYSSLFSPVLLKPTFWTICNFCQTKFEYHNVYINSDLICTCCHKSFVASETSPPPVYRNGSSSSRISQMRQHNFNLSRMERSNGNHVPGRTPMSAINSARGSGPFSMPSSTFRIPTSASSAAETLGAFRMSSENLKRMHEDSTVSLEDAHIGKIHAAGSVFQSSGFGSYSIMKGDKPRKRRSTDEHKVGRDGRDMESKTVSQTEGTNLANEFGSGRVSAAGNYKRNGVRDISQLQMKHLLMEKARKEILKNLGELKASSALKSLNKSKNTDTEISEKGKSCDINGLKPGALEFVDSKAAGKKCFSVHPDPELPGSLSMNVPDPDFHDFDGDRIENAFGENQVWAAYDNDDGMPRFYCLIHDVISKNPFNMRISWLNTKSNDELAPIKWISSGFLKTSGEFRIGKRVYYSTLNSFSHRVKWTKGSRGVVHIYPKKGDVWALYRNWSLDWNEFTKDEIIQKYDMVEVLEDYSEEQGVNVAPLVKLAGFKTVFRQNVDPRKVRNISKAQMFRFSHQVPSYLLTGEEGPNAPKGCLELDPAATPMELLQVLAQDLEQDIIMKTEKSVKDELQHKENSREEVSLKGCQSTKEEGSDAGLGEKRSKPEILFVYKRRRLGEKRAVKC
- the LOC106759840 gene encoding nuclear transcription factor Y subunit C-1, whose translation is MENNQQGGQGQSGAYPGAAPGSAGAGAGAPPFQHLLHQQQQQLQMFWSYQRQEIEHVNDFKNHQLPLARIKKIMKADEDVRMISAEAPILFAKACELFILELTIRSWLHAEENKRRTLQKNDIAAAITRTDIFDFLVDIVPRDEIKDDAALVGATASGVPYYYPPIGQPAGMMIGRPAVDPATGVYVQPPSQAWQSVWQSAADDASYGGAGGAGAQGSIDGQS